A part of Brachybacterium faecium DSM 4810 genomic DNA contains:
- a CDS encoding Major Facilitator Superfamily transporter (PFAM: Major Facilitator Superfamily) — MNRLLVPTSALMWGLQIAFLSPSLALILATLYGAGTTEIGWVLAIYNASGFLASLVVPAWADRRQEYLGPMLLSGVLTVLLVLLLALVTTLPLVTIVLVVVGGPAGVGVSLLWAHLRHAGARPAQIVNTRAIVSVAWVAGPPLATLIIGWFGPQAILLAIALVALANIGTTMLMIRGHRTALASGTPPAPAHEEDDVSLGTAGIVLVTAAFVLLQATNATAMSFLAVYVPQTMGADVVWAGVALGVAAGLEVPALMIVARLTTRHSSLGLILTSCVAGIAYYLGVAVASGPILLIALQVLNAWCFAGIGGVGLTLFQQMIRRPGLSTGLYMNTRRVGAILSGPLIVLGGATVLGQRATFLACALLTLVGLLIIAVAGRRSSQIVATEPASTR, encoded by the coding sequence GAGATCGGGTGGGTGCTGGCGATCTACAACGCGAGCGGCTTCCTCGCCTCGCTGGTGGTGCCCGCCTGGGCGGACCGCCGCCAGGAGTATCTGGGGCCGATGCTGCTCAGCGGCGTGCTCACGGTGCTGCTGGTGCTGCTGCTGGCCCTGGTCACCACCCTGCCCCTGGTGACCATCGTGCTGGTGGTGGTGGGCGGACCGGCCGGGGTGGGGGTCTCGCTGCTGTGGGCGCATCTGCGCCATGCCGGGGCGCGGCCCGCGCAGATCGTGAACACGCGCGCGATCGTCTCGGTCGCGTGGGTCGCGGGGCCTCCGCTCGCGACGCTCATCATCGGCTGGTTCGGGCCGCAGGCGATCCTGCTCGCGATCGCTCTGGTGGCGCTGGCGAACATCGGCACCACGATGCTCATGATCCGCGGCCACCGCACCGCCCTCGCCTCCGGCACCCCGCCGGCCCCCGCGCACGAGGAGGACGACGTCTCCCTCGGCACGGCGGGCATCGTGCTGGTCACCGCCGCGTTCGTGCTGCTGCAGGCCACGAATGCGACCGCCATGTCGTTCCTGGCCGTGTACGTGCCGCAGACGATGGGCGCGGACGTGGTGTGGGCCGGTGTCGCGCTCGGGGTCGCCGCCGGCCTCGAGGTGCCGGCGCTCATGATCGTCGCGCGGCTGACCACGCGGCACTCGAGCCTCGGCCTGATCCTCACCAGCTGCGTGGCCGGGATCGCCTACTACCTGGGCGTCGCCGTGGCGTCCGGGCCGATCCTGCTGATCGCGCTGCAGGTGCTCAACGCCTGGTGCTTCGCGGGGATCGGTGGGGTGGGGCTCACCCTGTTCCAGCAGATGATCCGTCGGCCGGGCCTGTCCACCGGGCTGTACATGAACACCCGGCGGGTGGGCGCGATCCTCTCCGGCCCGCTCATCGTGCTCGGCGGGGCGACCGTCCTCGGCCAACGCGCCACGTTCCTCGCCTGCGCCCTGCTGACCCTGGTGGGCCTGCTGATCATCGCCGTGGCGGGCCGGCGCAGCTCTCAGATCGTGGCCACCGAGCCCGCGTCGACCCGGTAG
- a CDS encoding dehydrogenase of unknown specificity, short-chain alcohol dehydrogenase like (PFAM: short chain dehydrogenase), which produces MDLHITGKKALITGGDSGIGWHSAQELLHAGVTVFLTDRDPEELARAADSLDPSAGRVLHHAADVTRLEEIEALGAAVQEAIGDIDILVHAAGVTGAQGLFHEIDDQGWVDTLTTDLLGAVRITRQFLPALRRGGWGRLVFLTSEDAVQPYDDELPYCASKAGLLALSKGLSRTYAREGLLVNAVSPAFIHTPMTDAMMDKRAAQLGVDRDEAIRSFLQEQRPHLELERRGEPEEVAAVVAFLCSDRASFVTGSNYRVDAGSVATI; this is translated from the coding sequence ATGGACCTGCACATCACCGGGAAGAAGGCGCTGATCACCGGGGGCGACTCCGGGATCGGCTGGCACAGCGCGCAGGAGCTCCTGCACGCGGGGGTCACGGTGTTCCTCACCGACCGCGACCCCGAGGAGCTCGCCCGCGCCGCGGACTCCCTCGACCCCTCCGCGGGCCGAGTGCTGCACCACGCCGCCGACGTCACGCGCCTCGAGGAGATCGAAGCGCTCGGCGCGGCGGTCCAGGAGGCGATCGGCGACATCGACATCCTCGTCCACGCCGCCGGGGTCACCGGGGCGCAGGGGCTGTTCCACGAGATCGACGACCAGGGGTGGGTGGACACGCTGACCACGGACCTGCTCGGCGCCGTGCGCATCACCCGGCAGTTCCTGCCGGCCCTGCGGCGCGGCGGCTGGGGCCGCCTGGTGTTCCTCACCTCGGAGGATGCCGTGCAGCCCTACGACGACGAGCTGCCCTACTGCGCCTCCAAGGCCGGGCTGCTCGCGCTGTCCAAGGGCCTCTCGCGCACCTATGCGCGCGAGGGCCTGCTGGTCAACGCGGTCTCCCCGGCGTTCATCCACACGCCGATGACCGACGCGATGATGGACAAGCGCGCCGCGCAGCTCGGCGTCGACCGGGACGAGGCCATCCGCTCCTTCCTCCAGGAGCAGCGGCCGCACCTCGAGCTCGAGCGCCGGGGCGAGCCCGAGGAGGTCGCGGCCGTGGTCGCGTTCCTGTGCTCGGACCGCGCCTCCTTCGTCACCGGCTCGAACTACCGGGTCGACGCGGGCTCGGTGGCCACGATCTGA
- a CDS encoding NAD(P)H-nitrite reductase (PFAM: Pyridine nucleotide-disulphide oxidoreductase) — protein sequence MTSYDHLIIGGGQVADDAARALREHGATGSIGILSSDEDAPYTRPALTKKLWIDPEFGEDAVPLGTAEDTGAELRVRAVVTAIDREAKQVELEGGERIGYGTLLLGTGSEPRRLEGPEDERVIHFRSFADYRTLRHLLTDGSRAVVVGGGYIGAEIAASLSLNGAHVTLVFPDDVLGASQFPPSLAQRYQKLFTDHGVELLPGRRAEQITVQDDADVGVTLDDGTAVGGDIVVIGLGAEPRLDLARQAGLEVSEGVVVDEHLRTSDPAIWAAGDIIEYPDAILGRTRIEHVDHARESGAAAGRAMAGAEAPYDHTPYFYSMVYGVRWEAVGTLDPSLEMLEVHHDTQRSVVYYLDDQGRPVGVLMWQIDGARDAARTVIADRITDRDLLRGSIG from the coding sequence ATGACCTCGTACGACCATCTGATCATCGGGGGCGGGCAGGTCGCCGATGACGCCGCCCGCGCGCTGCGCGAGCACGGAGCGACGGGCAGCATCGGCATCCTCAGCTCCGACGAGGACGCTCCCTACACCCGCCCCGCGCTCACGAAGAAGCTGTGGATCGATCCCGAGTTCGGCGAGGACGCCGTTCCGCTGGGCACCGCGGAGGACACCGGCGCCGAGCTGCGGGTGCGCGCCGTGGTCACCGCGATCGACCGCGAGGCGAAGCAGGTCGAGCTCGAGGGCGGGGAGCGCATCGGCTACGGCACGCTGCTGCTGGGCACCGGGTCCGAGCCGCGCCGTCTCGAGGGCCCCGAGGACGAGCGCGTGATCCACTTCCGCAGCTTCGCGGACTACCGCACGCTGCGGCACCTGCTCACCGACGGGTCGCGCGCGGTGGTGGTCGGCGGCGGATACATCGGTGCCGAGATCGCCGCGTCCCTCTCGCTGAACGGCGCCCACGTCACCCTCGTGTTCCCCGACGACGTGCTCGGCGCCTCCCAGTTCCCGCCGAGCCTCGCCCAGCGGTACCAGAAGCTGTTCACCGACCACGGCGTCGAGCTGCTGCCCGGGCGGCGCGCCGAACAGATCACCGTGCAGGACGATGCGGACGTCGGCGTCACCCTCGATGACGGCACCGCCGTCGGCGGCGACATCGTCGTGATCGGCCTCGGCGCCGAGCCCCGCCTCGACCTGGCCCGACAGGCAGGGCTGGAGGTCTCCGAGGGCGTGGTGGTCGACGAGCACCTGCGCACCTCCGACCCCGCGATCTGGGCGGCCGGCGACATCATCGAGTACCCCGACGCGATCCTCGGCCGCACCCGCATCGAGCACGTCGACCACGCCCGTGAATCAGGCGCGGCCGCCGGGCGCGCGATGGCCGGCGCCGAGGCCCCCTACGACCACACCCCCTACTTCTACTCGATGGTCTACGGGGTGCGCTGGGAGGCCGTCGGCACCCTCGACCCCTCCCTCGAGATGCTCGAGGTCCACCACGACACCCAGCGCAGCGTCGTCTACTACCTCGATGACCAGGGCCGGCCCGTCGGCGTGCTGATGTGGCAGATCGACGGCGCGCGGGACGCCGCCCGCACGGTCATCGCCGACCGGATCACCGACCGGGACCTGCTGCGAGGGAGCATCGGCTGA
- a CDS encoding gamma-aminobutyrate permease-like transporter (PFAM: Amino acid permease): MSTTTQPSPAPATARRRPGLKARHLHFIALGSAIGTGLFYGSAGAIQAAGPAVLLVYLVGGAVVYFMLRALGEMAVRMPISGSFAEYTRRFLGPWAGYITGWMFAFEMLIVCLADLTAIAIYMRLWFPDTAQWIWVAATLLIVGAANLASVRWFGELEFVFTIIKVGAVIAMIVGGAAILAFGLGDPSTPTGLGNLTADGGFFPHGPGGMISAFILVLFAFGGTEIIGVAGTEAEDPGTAIPKAVNTVPVRILLFYVLAIGVILLLTPWQQITGEESPFVQIFSTLGVNWAAALLNVVVITAALSAINADLFGAGRVVAGMARERLAPRALASTVRGVPVVTTLAMLGVLVVGVALNWALPESVFTIVASLATFATVFVWLMILLAQVASRRGMSRPERDALEFPVPLWPYGQAFAIAFILFTFGIMVWQREYHTALLVGVGFVAGMSLLYAATGRHRR, encoded by the coding sequence ATGAGCACGACCACGCAGCCCTCCCCCGCCCCCGCGACGGCCCGTCGCCGGCCCGGTCTGAAGGCGCGCCACCTGCACTTCATCGCGCTCGGCTCCGCGATCGGGACGGGCCTGTTCTACGGCTCGGCCGGGGCGATCCAGGCCGCCGGGCCCGCCGTCCTGCTGGTGTATCTCGTGGGCGGCGCCGTCGTGTACTTCATGCTGCGCGCCCTCGGGGAGATGGCGGTGCGGATGCCGATCTCCGGCTCCTTCGCCGAGTACACGCGCCGCTTCCTGGGCCCCTGGGCCGGGTACATCACCGGCTGGATGTTCGCCTTCGAGATGCTCATCGTCTGCCTCGCCGATCTCACCGCGATCGCGATCTACATGCGGTTGTGGTTCCCGGACACCGCGCAGTGGATCTGGGTGGCGGCCACGCTGCTCATCGTGGGCGCCGCGAACCTCGCGAGCGTGCGCTGGTTCGGGGAGCTCGAGTTCGTGTTCACGATCATCAAGGTCGGTGCCGTGATCGCGATGATCGTGGGCGGCGCGGCGATCCTCGCCTTCGGGCTCGGCGACCCCTCCACCCCCACCGGGCTGGGGAACCTCACGGCCGACGGTGGCTTCTTCCCGCACGGTCCGGGCGGGATGATCAGCGCCTTCATCCTGGTGCTGTTCGCCTTCGGCGGCACCGAGATCATCGGCGTGGCCGGCACCGAGGCGGAGGATCCGGGCACCGCGATCCCGAAGGCCGTGAACACCGTGCCGGTGCGGATCCTGCTGTTCTACGTGCTCGCGATCGGGGTGATCCTGCTGCTGACCCCCTGGCAGCAGATCACCGGCGAGGAGTCGCCGTTCGTGCAGATCTTCTCCACCCTCGGCGTGAACTGGGCGGCGGCGCTGCTGAACGTCGTGGTGATCACCGCGGCGCTCTCGGCCATCAACGCGGACCTCTTCGGCGCCGGCCGCGTGGTCGCCGGCATGGCCCGGGAGCGCCTCGCCCCGCGGGCGCTCGCGAGCACGGTCCGGGGAGTCCCCGTCGTCACCACGCTCGCGATGCTGGGCGTGCTGGTGGTGGGGGTCGCGCTGAACTGGGCGCTGCCCGAGAGCGTGTTCACCATCGTCGCCTCGCTCGCCACCTTCGCGACCGTCTTCGTGTGGCTGATGATCCTCCTCGCGCAGGTCGCCTCCCGCCGCGGCATGAGCCGCCCGGAGCGGGACGCCCTCGAGTTCCCGGTGCCGCTGTGGCCCTACGGGCAGGCCTTCGCGATCGCGTTCATCCTCTTCACCTTCGGGATCATGGTGTGGCAGCGCGAATACCACACGGCGCTGCTGGTGGGAGTCGGCTTCGTGGCGGGGATGTCGCTGCTGTACGCGGCGACGGGCCGGCACCGCCGCTGA
- a CDS encoding acetyl-CoA acetyltransferase (PFAM: Thiolase, N-terminal domain; Thiolase, C-terminal domain~TIGRFAM: acetyl-CoA acetyltransferases): MDEIVIVAAARTPQGRLLGALSSLSAPQLGARALEGALARGGVDQAAVDAVIMGQVLPAGSGQNPARQAAIGAGIGWDVPAHGVDKVCLSGLTAVIDAARMIAVGDAEVVAAGGMESMSQAPHLLMRSRTGWKYGAVEALDHMAHDGLTDAYDRESMGQSTERHNPRFGVTREEQDHVAALSHQRAAAAAGAGILAEEIVPVEVPQRRGDPLVVTADEGIRPETTPEALAALRPAFAEGGSITAGNSSQISDGAAALLLTTRSRAAQEGWQVLASLGAWGQTAGPDNSLQAQPADAIARALARQGLAAAALDLVEINEAFGAVVAHSQRALGLPEEIVNPHGGGIALGHPIGASGARLVVHAAHELRRRGSGTAAVALCGGGGQGEALLLTR, from the coding sequence ATGGACGAGATCGTGATCGTCGCCGCTGCCCGCACCCCGCAGGGCCGCCTGCTCGGGGCGCTGTCCTCCCTCTCCGCCCCGCAGCTCGGCGCCCGCGCCCTCGAGGGGGCGCTCGCGCGCGGCGGCGTCGACCAGGCCGCGGTGGATGCCGTGATCATGGGGCAGGTGCTGCCCGCCGGCTCGGGCCAGAACCCGGCCCGCCAGGCGGCGATCGGTGCCGGGATCGGCTGGGACGTGCCGGCGCACGGCGTCGACAAGGTGTGCCTCTCGGGCCTGACCGCGGTGATCGACGCGGCGCGGATGATCGCCGTGGGCGATGCGGAGGTGGTGGCCGCCGGGGGCATGGAGTCGATGTCCCAGGCGCCCCACCTGCTCATGCGCTCGCGCACCGGATGGAAGTACGGGGCCGTCGAGGCGCTCGACCACATGGCCCATGACGGCCTCACCGATGCCTACGACCGCGAGAGCATGGGGCAGTCCACCGAGCGGCACAACCCCCGCTTCGGGGTCACGCGCGAGGAGCAGGACCACGTCGCGGCCCTCTCGCACCAGCGCGCCGCCGCGGCCGCGGGCGCGGGCATCCTCGCCGAGGAGATCGTGCCCGTCGAGGTGCCGCAGCGTCGCGGCGATCCGCTCGTGGTGACCGCCGACGAGGGGATCCGCCCCGAGACCACGCCCGAGGCCCTCGCGGCGCTGCGCCCCGCCTTCGCCGAGGGCGGCAGCATCACCGCGGGAAACTCCTCGCAGATCTCCGACGGCGCGGCGGCGCTGCTGCTCACCACCCGCTCGCGCGCCGCGCAGGAGGGATGGCAGGTGCTGGCCTCGCTCGGGGCCTGGGGCCAGACGGCCGGGCCGGACAACTCCCTGCAGGCGCAGCCCGCCGACGCGATCGCCCGGGCGCTCGCGAGGCAGGGCCTCGCCGCCGCCGCTCTGGACCTCGTGGAGATCAACGAGGCCTTCGGGGCGGTGGTCGCCCATTCGCAGCGCGCCCTCGGCCTGCCCGAGGAGATCGTGAACCCCCACGGCGGGGGCATCGCCCTCGGCCATCCGATCGGCGCCTCCGGCGCGCGGCTCGTCGTCCATGCCGCCCATGAGCTGCGCCGTCGCGGCTCCGGCACGGCCGCGGTCGCGCTCTGCGGCGGGGGCGGGCAGGGCGAGGCGCTCCTGCTCACCCGCTGA
- a CDS encoding Mn-dependent transcriptional regulator (PFAM: FeoA domain; Iron dependent repressor, metal binding and dimerisation domain; Iron dependent repressor, N-terminal DNA binding domain) produces the protein MSVSELSMSTQNYLKAIWSLGEWSTDPVTTSALAARVGVRLSTVSDALRKLTEQGLLEHTPYGAITLSEQGRTHALAMVRRHRLIETFLVEVLDYSWDQVHDEAEHLEHAVSDFLVERMDQHLGHPSRDPHGDPIPAADGSVERPDAVLLSELPAGSTVRVERISDADPQLLTFFAERGIGMGTVLDVRPGTPFSDAVEVAVSGAQESLTLGRSATGAVWVTLAPGSPSGADAR, from the coding sequence ATGTCCGTCTCCGAGCTCTCGATGAGCACCCAGAACTACCTCAAGGCGATCTGGAGCCTCGGGGAATGGTCCACGGACCCCGTCACCACCTCCGCGCTCGCGGCCCGCGTGGGCGTGCGGCTCTCGACGGTCTCGGACGCGCTGCGCAAGCTCACCGAGCAGGGGCTGCTCGAGCACACCCCGTACGGCGCGATCACCCTCAGCGAGCAGGGCCGCACCCACGCGCTGGCGATGGTGCGCCGCCACCGGCTGATCGAGACGTTCCTCGTCGAGGTGCTGGACTACAGCTGGGACCAGGTCCATGACGAGGCCGAGCACCTCGAGCACGCCGTCTCCGACTTCCTCGTCGAGCGGATGGACCAGCACCTGGGCCATCCCTCGCGCGATCCGCACGGCGACCCGATCCCCGCCGCCGACGGCAGCGTCGAGCGGCCGGACGCCGTGCTGCTGTCCGAGCTTCCCGCCGGGTCGACGGTTCGGGTGGAGCGGATCTCGGACGCGGACCCGCAGCTGCTCACCTTCTTCGCCGAACGGGGCATCGGGATGGGCACCGTGCTGGACGTGCGCCCCGGCACGCCGTTCTCCGACGCGGTCGAGGTCGCGGTCAGCGGAGCGCAGGAGAGCCTGACGCTGGGCCGCTCCGCGACCGGCGCGGTGTGGGTCACGCTCGCGCCGGGCTCGCCCTCCGGCGCCGACGCGCGCTGA
- a CDS encoding ABC-type Mn2+/Zn2+ transport system, permease component (PFAM: ABC 3 transport family) produces the protein MSLLDLVLVPLQYDFMLRALLATVAAAVVCALLSCWLVLVGWSLMGDAVSHAVLPGVVLAYMVGAPFALGALVFGLLAVVLIGAVRGTSRVKEDAAIGIVFTTLFALGLVLISVTPSQTDLNHIIFGNILGVSRGDLLQICLLAGVALVTLLLKRRDLTLYAFDPLHARAIGLSPRFLGGLLLGVLALTAVVALQVVGVVLVVAMLIVPGATAHLLTDRFSRMLLIAPAISVSSAVLGILLSFWVDASSGGLVVLVQGAVFALVYLLEPRRGLLGRALSARRRRRASPARA, from the coding sequence ATGAGCCTGCTCGACCTGGTCCTCGTGCCGCTGCAGTACGACTTCATGCTGCGGGCGCTCCTGGCGACGGTCGCCGCCGCAGTCGTGTGCGCCCTGCTGTCCTGCTGGCTCGTGCTGGTGGGCTGGTCGCTGATGGGGGACGCCGTCTCCCACGCCGTGCTGCCCGGCGTGGTCCTCGCCTACATGGTCGGGGCGCCGTTCGCCCTCGGCGCGCTCGTCTTCGGGCTCCTCGCCGTCGTGCTCATCGGAGCGGTCCGCGGCACCAGCCGGGTGAAGGAGGATGCCGCGATCGGGATCGTGTTCACCACCCTGTTCGCCCTCGGGCTCGTGCTGATCTCGGTGACCCCCAGCCAGACGGACCTGAACCACATCATCTTCGGCAACATCCTCGGGGTCTCGCGCGGGGACCTGCTGCAGATCTGCCTGCTGGCCGGCGTCGCGCTCGTGACGCTCCTGCTCAAGCGACGAGACCTCACGCTCTACGCCTTCGACCCGCTGCACGCGCGGGCCATCGGCCTCTCGCCCCGCTTCCTGGGCGGCCTGCTGCTGGGCGTGCTGGCCCTCACCGCGGTGGTCGCGCTGCAGGTGGTGGGGGTGGTGCTCGTGGTCGCGATGCTCATCGTCCCCGGCGCCACGGCGCACCTGCTCACGGACCGCTTCAGCCGGATGCTGCTGATCGCCCCCGCGATCTCCGTGAGCTCCGCGGTGCTGGGCATCCTGCTCAGCTTCTGGGTGGATGCCTCCTCGGGCGGGCTGGTGGTGCTCGTGCAGGGCGCGGTGTTCGCCCTGGTGTACCTGCTCGAGCCGCGGCGCGGGCTGCTGGGCCGGGCGCTCAGCGCGCGTCGGCGCCGGAGGGCGAGCCCGGCGCGAGCGTGA
- a CDS encoding ATPase component of Mn/Zn ABC-type transporter (PFAM: ABC transporter): MTAISVQDLVVRYGEVTALDGASLEVAPGRVTGLIGMNGSGKSTLFTAIMGMLRPDAGTVALGGADPRAARARGLVGYVPQSEHVDWAFPVSVRDVVMMGRYGHQGLTRRVRPADRRAVAEALERVELTEYADRQIGRLSGGQRKRAFVARGIAQGARVLLLDEPFAGVDKRSEATMVSLLRELAADGCTVLVSTHDLHALPQLADEAVLLLRRVLFQGPVQEALAPERLALAFGLDPLGRLDEGGAA; this comes from the coding sequence ATGACGGCCATCAGCGTGCAGGATCTCGTGGTGCGCTACGGCGAGGTGACGGCCCTGGACGGGGCGAGCCTCGAGGTCGCCCCCGGGCGCGTGACCGGGCTGATCGGCATGAACGGCTCGGGGAAGTCGACCCTGTTCACCGCGATCATGGGGATGCTGCGGCCCGACGCCGGCACGGTAGCGCTCGGCGGCGCGGACCCCCGCGCGGCGCGCGCCCGCGGCCTGGTCGGCTACGTCCCGCAGAGCGAGCACGTGGACTGGGCCTTCCCCGTCTCCGTCCGGGACGTGGTGATGATGGGCCGCTACGGCCACCAGGGCCTCACCCGTCGGGTGCGTCCCGCGGACAGGCGCGCGGTCGCGGAGGCGCTCGAGCGGGTGGAGCTCACCGAGTACGCGGACCGCCAGATCGGCCGGCTCTCCGGAGGGCAGCGCAAGCGCGCCTTCGTGGCGCGCGGCATCGCGCAGGGGGCGCGGGTGCTGCTGCTGGACGAGCCCTTCGCCGGGGTCGACAAGCGCAGCGAGGCCACGATGGTCTCCCTGCTGCGCGAGCTCGCGGCCGACGGATGCACCGTGCTCGTCTCCACCCACGACCTCCACGCCCTGCCCCAGCTCGCCGACGAGGCGGTGCTGCTGCTGCGCCGGGTGCTCTTCCAGGGACCGGTGCAGGAGGCCCTCGCACCGGAGCGGCTCGCGCTCGCCTTCGGACTCGACCCGCTGGGCCGCCTCGACGAGGGAGGCGCGGCATGA
- a CDS encoding ABC-type metal ion transport system, periplasmic component/surface adhesin (PFAM: Periplasmic solute binding protein family), producing the protein MRTRWWRMLGAAVVGALVLAGCGIASSGAEKDRPLVLTTFTVLADIAQNVAGDHLEVASLTKAGAEIHGYEPTPRDIAAASEADLVLDNGLGLEAWFAQFVDSVDVPRVVVSEGVEVMDITGDVDAGKPNPHAWMSPLNVQVYVENMVEAFSQLDPEHAEDYAAQGAEYTAQLQEVHDDLVAELETVPEEQRSLVTCEGAFSYLARDVGLSEQYIWPVNAEQQATPQQIAAVIDHVDAQDVPAVFCESTVSDAPMQQVVEATDAQFGGTLYVDSLSAPDGPVPTYLDLLHHDADTIVEALTGGAA; encoded by the coding sequence ATGCGTACACGCTGGTGGAGGATGCTCGGCGCCGCTGTCGTCGGGGCGCTCGTGCTCGCGGGGTGCGGGATCGCCTCCAGCGGGGCCGAGAAGGACAGGCCCCTGGTGCTGACCACCTTCACGGTGCTCGCGGACATCGCGCAGAACGTGGCCGGGGACCACCTCGAGGTCGCCTCCCTCACCAAGGCCGGGGCCGAGATCCACGGCTACGAACCCACCCCGCGCGACATCGCCGCCGCCTCCGAGGCGGATCTCGTGCTCGACAACGGCCTGGGGCTCGAGGCGTGGTTCGCCCAGTTCGTCGACTCCGTGGACGTGCCCCGTGTGGTGGTCTCCGAGGGGGTCGAGGTCATGGACATCACCGGCGACGTCGACGCCGGCAAGCCGAACCCGCACGCCTGGATGAGCCCGCTGAACGTGCAGGTCTACGTCGAGAACATGGTCGAGGCGTTCTCCCAGCTGGATCCCGAGCACGCCGAGGACTACGCCGCCCAGGGCGCGGAGTACACCGCGCAGCTGCAGGAGGTCCACGACGACCTCGTCGCCGAGCTCGAGACCGTGCCCGAGGAGCAGCGCTCGCTGGTGACCTGCGAGGGCGCCTTCTCCTACCTCGCGCGGGACGTGGGCCTGAGCGAGCAGTACATCTGGCCCGTCAACGCCGAGCAGCAGGCCACCCCGCAGCAGATCGCCGCGGTGATCGACCACGTCGACGCCCAGGACGTCCCGGCCGTGTTCTGCGAGTCCACCGTCTCGGACGCGCCGATGCAGCAGGTGGTCGAGGCGACCGACGCGCAGTTCGGCGGCACCCTCTACGTCGACTCGCTCTCGGCGCCGGACGGCCCGGTGCCCACCTACCTCGACCTGCTGCACCACGACGCCGACACCATCGTCGAGGCGCTGACGGGAGGCGCGGCATGA
- a CDS encoding transcriptional regulator (PFAM: Bacterial regulatory proteins, gntR family; FCD domain), which translates to MESLELPWLDTPESRPLAERIAASVAQQIAEGDIEPGELLTEVEVAARHGASRTPAREAMLKLERWGLVRLVPKKGALVTSPTARERRELLSVRSMLESHAVTRIAESEPQRAALLAELAPLLEAQREAVGRPAEFALLDHSFHLRIALRDENRVVEEILRSLSPRLFRLTHLAVTAPAADLAALHREHAELAEAVRRRDVARFRTLIDRHLVAGHEHYEVMP; encoded by the coding sequence GTGGAATCCCTGGAACTGCCCTGGCTCGATACGCCCGAGTCGCGCCCGCTCGCCGAGCGCATCGCCGCCTCCGTCGCGCAGCAGATCGCCGAGGGGGACATCGAGCCCGGCGAGCTGCTCACCGAGGTCGAGGTCGCCGCCCGGCACGGCGCGAGCCGCACCCCCGCCCGCGAGGCGATGCTGAAGCTCGAGCGATGGGGCCTGGTGCGCCTGGTGCCGAAGAAGGGCGCGCTGGTCACGAGCCCCACGGCGCGGGAGCGGCGTGAGCTGCTGTCGGTGCGTTCGATGCTCGAGAGCCACGCCGTCACCCGCATCGCGGAGTCCGAGCCGCAGCGCGCCGCGCTGCTCGCCGAGCTCGCCCCGCTCCTCGAGGCCCAGCGGGAAGCCGTCGGCCGCCCGGCGGAGTTCGCGCTGCTCGACCATTCCTTCCATCTGCGGATCGCGCTGCGCGACGAGAACCGGGTCGTCGAGGAGATCCTCCGCTCGCTGAGCCCGCGCCTGTTCCGGCTCACGCACCTCGCGGTCACCGCTCCCGCCGCGGATCTCGCCGCCCTCCACCGCGAGCACGCGGAGCTCGCCGAGGCGGTGCGCCGGCGGGACGTGGCCCGCTTCCGCACCCTCATCGACCGCCACCTGGTCGCCGGACACGAGCACTACGAGGTCATGCCGTGA